One Zingiber officinale cultivar Zhangliang unplaced genomic scaffold, Zo_v1.1 ctg182, whole genome shotgun sequence DNA segment encodes these proteins:
- the LOC122036610 gene encoding probable cytochrome P450 313a5 isoform X2 — protein MDLCDVALPYTLIGVLLWPPPRHPGAVACAGRFLRDYASRATNALLWIALISVTTVLFRRLARLVRLWVQGSRIPGPPSTPFLALIHGCGSLGNLSGYLSDLHEKYGPIVRLWLSPTQLLVSVRDTRLIKEMLIKADDKLPLTGRAFHLAFGKSSLFISSFHKVQKRRESLAEYMNRRLSARTNFITSKVVEFVIDRVDTIMAAGLLDCIQISRQLAFFVLGSTFFGDAFLDWPNASIYEELLMTIAKDGCFWASYSIPPFWSREYWKYQYMCNRLRHLTQDMIQYCVDKYDSLSQTDHRSYRENKDIAKEARLDASVLLDNMRSGGLFLEEMEKYFISEDEPCGNILASMFHGCLAFASLISSILTRLVMHPDLQEKLYLEIVAVQGETSELDLHDVEKMNLLMATIYESARLLPAGPLLQRCSLKHDICLSSGVTVPVGAILVVPLQLVQTDNSIWGKDASQFNPYRFLSEGKECIGICNEHEGPEKSSSLSELNENAAFLTFGYGTRACVGKKFAILGVSALIAALLQNYEIRFQPGLDDDPKPILNDCVLKLLPSPKISFTKRSQR, from the exons GCTTCCTCCGGGACTACGCGTCTCGGGCCACCAACGCCCTCCTCTGGATCGCTCTCATCTCGGTCACCACCGTCCTTTTCCGCAGGCTCGCTAGGCTGGTGCGGCTGTGGGTCCAGGGTAGCCGGATCCCTGGGCCTCCCTCCACACCCTTCCTCGCCCTGATCCATGGCTGTGGATCCCTGGGGAATCTCAGCG GTTATCTATCTGATTTGCACGAGAAGTATGGACCAATTGTCAGACTTTGGCTGAGTCCAACTCAGCTTCTTGTTTCTGTCAGAGATACTAGGCTAATCAAAGAGATGTTGATAAAGGCAGATGATAAGTTGCCACTGACAGGGCGAGCATTTCATTTGGCTTTTGGTAAATCAAGCTTATTTATATCATCCTTCCACAAG GTACAAAAGAGAAGAGAATCTTTGGCAGAATATATGAATAGGAGACTGTCTGCGAGGACAAATTTTATTACTTCAAAGGTTGTTGAGTTTGTCATTGACAGAGTTGATACAATCATGGCTGCGGGCCTTCTTGATTGCATACAAATATCAAGACAGCTTGCATTTTTTGTTCTTGGAAGCACATTTTTTGGGGATGCATTTTTGGATTGGCCTAATGCCAGCATATATGAAGAGCTACTAATGACGATTGCTAAGGATGGTTGCTTTTGGGCCTCTTATTCCATCCCTCCTTTCTGGAGTAGAGAATATTGGAAGTACCAATACATGTGTAATAGGTTGAGGCACCTAACACAAGATATGATCCAATATTGCGTGGACAAATATGACTCACTGAGCCAAACTGATCACAGATCTTACAGAGAAAACAAGGACATTGCAAAGGAAGCTAGATTGGATGCTTCTGTTTTGCTTGATAATATGAGATCAGGTGGTCTGTTCCTGGAAGAAATGGAAAAGTATTTCATTTCCGAAGATGAACCATGTGGGAATATACTGGCCTCGATGTTTCATGGATGCCTTGCATTTGCTAGCTTAATTAGTAGCATTTTGACAAGGCTTGTAATGCATCCTGATTTACAAGAGAAG TTGTACTTGGAGATTGTTGCAGTTCAGGGGGAAACGTCCGAGTTGGATTTGCATGATGTGGAAAAGATGAATTTACTGATGGCTACAATCTATGAATCAGCTCGATTATTGCCAGCAGGACCTTTGCTCCAAAGATGCTCTCTTAAACATG ATATATGCCTTAGTTCTGGTGTAACTGTACCAGTAGGTGCAATTCTAGTTGTGCCTTTACAGCTGGTTCAAACGGATAACTCTATTTGGGGAAAGGATGCTAGTCAATTCAATCCATATAGATTCTTGTCAGAAGGCAAAGAGTGCATAG GCATATGCAATGAACATGAAGGCCCTGAGAAAAGCTCTTCTCTTAGTGAACTAAATGAAAATGCAGCTTTTCTTACCTTTGGATATGGTACACGAGCATGTGTTGGCAAGAAGTTTGCTATTCTTGGGGTTTCAGCACTTATAGCGGCTTTGCTTCAGAATTATGAG ATAAGGTTTCAACCAGGACTAGATGATGATCCAAAACCAATACTAAATGACTGCGTCCTTAAGCTTCTTCCGAGCCCAAAGATTTCCTTCACGAAGAGAAGTCAGAGATAG
- the LOC122036610 gene encoding probable cytochrome P450 313a5 isoform X1: MDLCDVALPYTLIGVLLWPPPRHPGAVACAGRFLRDYASRATNALLWIALISVTTVLFRRLARLVRLWVQGSRIPGPPSTPFLALIHGCGSLGNLSGYLSDLHEKYGPIVRLWLSPTQLLVSVRDTRLIKEMLIKADDKLPLTGRAFHLAFGKSSLFISSFHKVQKRRESLAEYMNRRLSARTNFITSKVVEFVIDRVDTIMAAGLLDCIQISRQLAFFVLGSTFFGDAFLDWPNASIYEELLMTIAKDGCFWASYSIPPFWSREYWKYQYMCNRLRHLTQDMIQYCVDKYDSLSQTDHRSYRENKDIAKEARLDASVLLDNMRSGGLFLEEMEKYFISEDEPCGNILASMFHGCLAFASLISSILTRLVMHPDLQEKLYLEIVAVQGETSELDLHDVEKMNLLMATIYESARLLPAGPLLQRCSLKHDICLSSGVTVPVGAILVVPLQLVQTDNSIWGKDASQFNPYRFLSEGKECIGICNEHEGPEKSSSLSELNENAAFLTFGYGTRACVGKKFAILGVSALIAALLQNYEVQIRFQPGLDDDPKPILNDCVLKLLPSPKISFTKRSQR; the protein is encoded by the exons GCTTCCTCCGGGACTACGCGTCTCGGGCCACCAACGCCCTCCTCTGGATCGCTCTCATCTCGGTCACCACCGTCCTTTTCCGCAGGCTCGCTAGGCTGGTGCGGCTGTGGGTCCAGGGTAGCCGGATCCCTGGGCCTCCCTCCACACCCTTCCTCGCCCTGATCCATGGCTGTGGATCCCTGGGGAATCTCAGCG GTTATCTATCTGATTTGCACGAGAAGTATGGACCAATTGTCAGACTTTGGCTGAGTCCAACTCAGCTTCTTGTTTCTGTCAGAGATACTAGGCTAATCAAAGAGATGTTGATAAAGGCAGATGATAAGTTGCCACTGACAGGGCGAGCATTTCATTTGGCTTTTGGTAAATCAAGCTTATTTATATCATCCTTCCACAAG GTACAAAAGAGAAGAGAATCTTTGGCAGAATATATGAATAGGAGACTGTCTGCGAGGACAAATTTTATTACTTCAAAGGTTGTTGAGTTTGTCATTGACAGAGTTGATACAATCATGGCTGCGGGCCTTCTTGATTGCATACAAATATCAAGACAGCTTGCATTTTTTGTTCTTGGAAGCACATTTTTTGGGGATGCATTTTTGGATTGGCCTAATGCCAGCATATATGAAGAGCTACTAATGACGATTGCTAAGGATGGTTGCTTTTGGGCCTCTTATTCCATCCCTCCTTTCTGGAGTAGAGAATATTGGAAGTACCAATACATGTGTAATAGGTTGAGGCACCTAACACAAGATATGATCCAATATTGCGTGGACAAATATGACTCACTGAGCCAAACTGATCACAGATCTTACAGAGAAAACAAGGACATTGCAAAGGAAGCTAGATTGGATGCTTCTGTTTTGCTTGATAATATGAGATCAGGTGGTCTGTTCCTGGAAGAAATGGAAAAGTATTTCATTTCCGAAGATGAACCATGTGGGAATATACTGGCCTCGATGTTTCATGGATGCCTTGCATTTGCTAGCTTAATTAGTAGCATTTTGACAAGGCTTGTAATGCATCCTGATTTACAAGAGAAG TTGTACTTGGAGATTGTTGCAGTTCAGGGGGAAACGTCCGAGTTGGATTTGCATGATGTGGAAAAGATGAATTTACTGATGGCTACAATCTATGAATCAGCTCGATTATTGCCAGCAGGACCTTTGCTCCAAAGATGCTCTCTTAAACATG ATATATGCCTTAGTTCTGGTGTAACTGTACCAGTAGGTGCAATTCTAGTTGTGCCTTTACAGCTGGTTCAAACGGATAACTCTATTTGGGGAAAGGATGCTAGTCAATTCAATCCATATAGATTCTTGTCAGAAGGCAAAGAGTGCATAG GCATATGCAATGAACATGAAGGCCCTGAGAAAAGCTCTTCTCTTAGTGAACTAAATGAAAATGCAGCTTTTCTTACCTTTGGATATGGTACACGAGCATGTGTTGGCAAGAAGTTTGCTATTCTTGGGGTTTCAGCACTTATAGCGGCTTTGCTTCAGAATTATGAGGTTCAG ATAAGGTTTCAACCAGGACTAGATGATGATCCAAAACCAATACTAAATGACTGCGTCCTTAAGCTTCTTCCGAGCCCAAAGATTTCCTTCACGAAGAGAAGTCAGAGATAG